In Drosophila busckii strain San Diego stock center, stock number 13000-0081.31 chromosome 3R, ASM1175060v1, whole genome shotgun sequence, the sequence TCAAAGGTTCGCCTGCCGTTGCCGACCGTGCTGCAATGTTATCGATGAGAACTTAAAACAAGATGTAAACTGCTTACTAAAACGGCTATTCAGTGTGACCAAATTGTTAAGCAGTTCACTGTTCGATATGCTTCCCATCGCTATGAATGTCACACACTATCGATATGCCAGCAAAAAACGCCACATCTTTGTTGGGCAGTAAAAAAGTCAACAGCGAGCAATTTTGTATTCCAAAAATATACGGAGGCGCGTGAATCATACGCGACAAAATTCGAGTACATAATATATCAAGTATTCATAttgatattcaattttatattacacGTATACGCAATACGTTGTATTTGCCTTAACTTAGACCGTCACCGTACCGATCCGCCCCCCTTGTCAGTCGTGTGACTACGGGAGAGTGTTTTTAGTAAATTACTATATATTAATAGTtgtgttctgtgtgtgtgtgttcaacataaaaaaataaatatgttcaGTTTTCTAAAGCGCGAGACTCGCAATCAAGAGGTGGTCGAGAATGCCATTGGCGAGTTGAAAAAGATTTAtcgcagcaaattgttgcccCTGGAGGAACACTATCAGTTCCATGACTTTCACTCGCCCAAACTTGAAGATCCTGATTTCGATGCGAAGCCCATGATATTGCTTGTGGGCCAGTACTCCACGGGCAAAACAACCTTCATACGTTATCTGCTGGAGCGTGACTTCCCGGGCATACGCATTGGTCCAGAGCCCACAACGGATCGTTTCATAGCTGTGATGTATGACGATAAGGAGGGCGTCATTCCCGGCAATGCGCTGGTGGTTGACCCAAAGAAACAGTTCCGCCCCCTGTCAAAGTACGGCAATGCGTTTCTAAATCGTTTCCAGTGCTCGTCCGTAGCGTCGCCCGTGCTGAATGCCATCTCCATTGTGGACACGCCCGGCATACTGTCAGGCGAGAAGCAGCGCATCGATCGTGGCTATGACTTTACTGGCGTCCTAGAGTGGTTCGCAGAGCGTGTGGATCGCATCATTTTGTTGTTCGATGCCCACAAGCTGGATATATCCGACGAGTTCAGACGCTCCATTGAGGCGCTGAAGGGGCACGATGACAAGATACGCATTATACTAAACAAGGCTGACATGATCGATCACCAGCAGCTGATGCGCGTTTACGGCGCGCTCATGTGGTCTCTGGGCAAAGTGCTGCAGACGCCGGAGGTGGCGCGCGTCTACATTGGCAGCTTCTGGGATCAGCCGCTGCGCTTCGATGCCAATCGCCGCCTGTTCGAGGATGAGGAGCAAGATCTGTTCCGTGATTTACAGTCACTGCCACGCAATGCGGCGCTGCGCAAGCTCAACGATCTGATCAAGCGTGCGCGTCTGGCCAAGGTGCATGCCTTTATTATTGCCGAGCTGCGCAAGGATATGCCCACGGTGTTTGGCAAGGACAGCAAGAAGAAGGACTTGATTAAGAACCTGGGACAGATCTACGATCGCATACAGCGCGAGCATTCGATCTCACCTGGAGATTTCCCCGACATTAAGAAAATGCAGGAAGTGCTGCACCATCAGGACTTTACCAAATTCCATTCACTCAAGCCACATCTGCTGGACATTGTGGATAATATGCTGGCCAAGGATATTGCGCGTCTGATGGAAATGATTCCACAAGAGGAGCTAACACTCACTACCGATCCTGTGGTTAAGGGTAAGTGTGTCAAAGCAAGCAGCTCACGTCACGCTGCACTACAGCACTTAAGCTTTAGAAGCCACTTGAACACTTGAAACGCTAAAGTCGCGATAAGTGCGTCGATTCATAGCCCCTATGCCTATGTGTAATTCACCGATATCACAACCAGAAGCTGTGAATAAGAGTGTGGGTGGGGGCGGGGTGGAATCTTGTGATGGAAAGTTCGTCCAACAAGTGTTTTCATCTTTGCTTTGCGATCTGCGCACGCGTAAGTGCAGCAATAGAGAGAAAAAAGCGCTTAAATGACCCAGTTAACAAATAGTCATGCCAAATTGTGCAAAACTAGTTTGTTCACTCACAGTCACCGCCAATAGTAGAGTCACAGTCGTGTATGTAGAACGGCGAATTTAATGTTTGGCACTTTATTGTTGTCGCCgctatttaattaagtttttaattgctcTCAGCagtttgctactttttttcttttttgcaattatgtAATGTGCTGAGcgaaatacatatatgtatgcatgacttataaataaataaataaaatgtatactACTTGCTAGGTAAACATAGCGATAAGCTCTTGTGCACTGATAAGAAggcattaaaacaattttttgtgctaTGCTAAAGCTTACGcactttttgaaaaaaattaaatagaatattttgctagtttcaaataaaatttgcaacaaatagaACTGGCTCTAAGCGAgctttcatatatatataaaaaacatatctAACTTAAATGTGTCAAGCACTGATAAGCAACAAAGTCTAATGCACAAGAAACATACTTTGTCTAATATTGTTGCTAATATCAAACATTGTGCTTCGCTTTCGTCATGCACATGTTGATAAGAATGATTATTGTGgttgaaagagagagagacagtcaAAGCCGGCATGATGTAATGCATTGGAAAAAGCGTCAATATGATTGTTTCGTTGGTTTAAACATGAGTCACATCAATGAGTGGCACTGTCTGGCCAAGTGGTACAGTTAGCCATGATGCACATATTTCACAGTCCAATGCACAGGCAGTTGGACCACTGTCCAAGAGACGCAGCCAAAAGCTCAGGCAACCATGACGATGAGCACACGCATGGAAACTAAACCAAGTCCCAAAGCGTTGCCAAGCGCGCactcaaacaaaacaaagtgaaaATCTGTTTGTCGATTAAAATTACacactatttatttatgtacactACTGCATACGCTGAAGTGTAACTAGCATTAATCATTAACCAGTTGTCAAAGTTAGTTACACTTGTGTCTTTAATTGTCGCCGAACTATGAACCTGTTACTAACGACTGTGGCCTTTATTTGGGTTCAAGGTCAATAGCACCCATTGCTCTAAATACACAGCCAATGCTTGCcttagcagctgcttgttttCACCCactgtatgtatattttaacaCTCCACACAGCTGTTGTAGGCTCCAAGTAATTGTAGGCCAAGTCAACTTGTTTGTTATGGTTATGGCATATGCCTTATCTATTCTGTTGCCAGGCGTCCTTAATAGATAAAAACGCGTAAGCTCTGGGCGCGGTCTTAAGATCGAATTTGGGCAAGAGCTGTTAGCGCTGCTctaatttatagcaacaaagAGTTGGCGTTatcacagccacagccacagctggGAGATGAGCAAACATTAAGTAATATTTAGAGCACATGACATGtgattattgttattatagtCAGTAGCTATTTAATCGCAAAATGTTGTGTGGCCAGCAATGCGTTTGCTATTCGACAAGcgtgtttgtaattaaaactgaATATAGACAACAATTGAAACAGACAAAGAGCAATGGCTCAATCAATAGATTTATACACAGCAAGAAAtccaataataattttaatatttcttttgaaaatttatactCAAGACTTGCGCAATTGCTTGTCAattcattgcatttatttctaaTGCAGATAGATTGCTTACTCAAGAGTTATGCATAACTTTATTGATTTGTAAcagttttttaaatagttgtaGCTTCAGCGtaagcataagcaaacaaaagcctaCTCAAGCAATTGGCTGCACCTCTCATAGTTCGCCTGAGGCCAGGTTCTAGATACATTTTTGATTGCTGCCTGAGGCAACCTGAGGCCGCGTATCAATTTATAGTTGCAAGTCGGCGCCGACTTGTCGCGTGTGCCGCCAACTAAGTGGCTCATCCTCATGCActcacaaattgtttttgtattcgACTAAACGCAGGAagaaagaatttatttaatgatagCAGAACACACACTAGACAAATGTGCATTAGTTTAGAGAAATTTGAAGATCTGTTTGCCATATTATAGTCGAAAGTGGCTGGGGGCCACTTGACTGGACTATTAGTACATTTCACACGACCTTGTATTAAGTATgcgtatatattatatacagaTTTATTTTGGCTGCGATACCAAACCCATTAAATGCCTTAAAACTGATGTCATTGTCATTGGCGCGATCAATCGATGCGTCACTTGTTGAGATCTTGTGGTATGTTTAATTCGATATGGGCAAGTCCCTTAAATAAAACTCTGCAACGAGACAAGTGTGAATGAACTTGCCGTTTAAAATTACCCTAAAATGCAGCATGTAATGAacagagggagagagagagtgaagaAGAATGCACTGATAAAACGCAAAGCGAACAGAACTACTCGAAATCAAAGTCAAGAACGCGACGCTAATTTTGTGTGTCGAATCCGCGTCAACTGAGTGACAAGCTCCAATTACTCTACACTAGCAAAGAGTatcaaatttgctttgctgttcgTTTAAAGAGACTATAGAGTCTCAgcagtgtatttaaaaattcgttgttttcgtttcgttttgttttctgGCGtctctttgttttgcttgtaatCTCAGCATagtttgattttcaatttagcttttgttttattgcttttcCGTTTTCGGTTGCGGGCAATTGACATTGGCATGTCAAACTTAGACACACTGTGCAGCTGAAATAAAGTGAGAGCGTTGAACAGTGATTCCAACTAAGTCATTGATTAGCTGGCGGAGCATAAGGCCATGTAATTGTCTGATAATCCACTCATAGGAAATAATGAAAGTTTCTGTGAAAGTAAGACCAGGACAAATGTTGCTACTTcagtttgtttgctatatgtatttttatatttttattgttcacCACAAAAGttgttatttttctttgaaTATATTTGGGCTTATGTTTACTCTTTTTGCTTATCTTgggcaaatattatttacctACCCACCGTTAAAGTTATTTAGccaaatgtacatatgtttatatggctgtgtgtgtatatgtatgtgtgcattaTCAACACAATTGCAATcttaaaatgtttagcaaTATGTCGCTAAAAAGTTTCAACCCACTCATAACCCACTCTGGTGGGGTTCGTGCTCTGTTTCCGTTCTTTCACTATTTTTGCGAAACGTGGAGTGGagtctttttaatttttgacaaTAGCACACTAATTTTCAGCTGATTTCCACGTGTGcgtcaaataaacaaattcaatgctTTGTCACGCTCTTGCACCAAAACCTGCAGCTAGTGCAAACTCTTTGTGTGTCTCTTCTTCTTGACGCTGTGTGAACTTATATTTCTTCTATTGCATAGCAGCGGCGGCGCAGGAGACGGAACAGGAGCCACAAGCTCTGACCCCGACACGAGACAGCCTGGGCGCTCAGTTTGCGGAGCGCTTTGATCGCTGGCTGCAGAatctgcgccagcagcagctcagcttaTTCAGCAGCTGCACCAGTAGAGTAGGCAATATCGATAATGAtactgaaactgaaacagaaacagaagcTGTCAGAGAGCCAGAGTCAATcacagcgccagcaacagcatcagatAGCGGTATTGTTATCGCCGATGGCGCAGCGGTCGCTGATGTTGCCAACGATTTGCactcagagtcagagtcagagcacGAGCCCGAGGCAGAGCTTGAGCCAGAGTCCGTAATTGAtgtaagcaagcaaaactatTTGTAATATCGTAGCAGACAATAAAGATCCGCAAAATCATAAGCAGCGATGTAATAGTCCACTCGTTGCTACTAGTACGTACTTAAGTCGGTCGCCTGGGGGCAGTCGCTGTCTCGAGTCTGGCCCTGGCGTCGCTCTCAATTGGAGTCTAAACGAACCGAAGGTTTTTAATTGCGCCAAATTGAATGTTTGTGCACGGCAAACGCAACGCACAATTTAGATTacatgtttaattaataactatatacacacatatgaatGTCTACGTGCTTTGCTTGATCAATAACTAATGCTTGtgccttttatttgtttcttatAGGAGGTGCCTTCGAGGGCGTCATCGACGACCATGTCTCACCGTTTGGTTACATGAAAGGCGAGGGCATCGACGCCGGATTCGGTGAGCACGAATGGATTTGCAACAAGGACAAGCCACGCACAGATACCATTTTCAACGAACTGGGTCCGGTCGATGGCAAAATCTCCGGCTCAAGTAAGTTTAACATATTAATTGCTagaattcatttaattaacttttatattttgcaatttacagcTGCCAAGCAGGAGcttataaaatcaaaactgCCCAACTCTGTGCTTAGCAAAATCTGGAAATTATCGGACATTGATTGTGATGGCTTTCTGGATTCGGATGAATTTGCACTTGCGTTACACTTGATCAATGTGAAGCTGGAGGGCTGTGAGCTGCCCACTATGCTGCCGGAGCATTTAGTACCACCGTCGAAGCGTTTCGCTTAATGTTGCGTGCCCGCTTGGACATACGCCCACAACCACAATGACCTTGAcccagccaaacacacacaccttcTGGACGGCAGTTAGCCGCCAAATCCTGCGCCTCAGCGCTGCACTCTGTTCGTTCTGTTTCCGGTTTTATGGCATGTAcggaaattgtttttttttatatgtactCTACTCGTTTACACAATTTGCTATACTGAGTATTGACTCACAAACGCACGCACTGTAATATACAATATCAGCAAAGTCTAAATTCAAAGAATTTAcacaagaaatatttttggaaCACTGaccttatttaaatttataatgtgagaatattaaaatgagaaattataatgaaaatagAAACTAGATAGAGGAATTGTACAATAAAGGCgcactttattgttgttttaagtttaaagtACATACTGAACACTGTTCTCTGAACTACTACAAactatgtataataaaatggCAGAATGCGAGAAACGTATACaatatttagatttaaatatgttaatgcCTATTGAAGTTAGCCCATAACTGAGCCACTTTTGATATACGatttatacatgtatataaaatgcatacatatatacacatttataCAATGCAATCAAGTTAATGTCGTTCGAAAagtaacatttatatttattttgcaatcttatatatttaacaaagtGCTTCACtaatgcaatgaaaatgaaaatttgtgcAATTCGATGTTGATTTATTAGTGCTTCtttatcatttaaattatttagaaaattcTTGAATgtgaataaaatgaaaaataaacttattttaaaactgTAAGCTGTATGTTTGATATTTTGAAAGTAGGCGCCAAGGCTTGGAAAGCTTCTGCTCTGTTGTGCTGGCTGTGTTaagcacactgtcatccacaagaatataaaaaaattaattcgacaaaatataaactgtaattcatttaaatgcattcaCTTATGGAAGAAAAACACTTTTGTTAACAAGATGGAATGaagaaatatatacatttggaATAAtcttaattaatatgcaaaaggcTTTGACGCTAAGTCGTGAGTCACGCGCGCATCGCTAAGTATAAGTTTGCTTGCtgataatttaaagcataaaacataACTTGCCAGTCACAATTAGTtgctcattttaaataaacatatttgttatattataaaacaatgGCTAGCTACGAAGAAGTTAAGGATATGCCCAACCAGCCCGACAAATATCTAGTCGATGTGCGCAACAAGTCGGAGCTGGAAGAGACTGGAGTACTGCCAGCCAGTATTAACATTCCTCGTGAGTGACTAAGGCACCCTGGATTAAGTAAGATTATTACTAAACATACGTGTTACCtacattttcttttggcaGTGGCTGATTTGGAAGCAGCCTTCAATTTGCCAGATGCCGACTTTGCAAAGTCCTTTGGACGCGCTAAGCCCGCTACTGATGCAGTGGTGGTCTTCTCTTGCAAAGCTGGCGGACGTGCGGCGCGCGCAGCTAATCTCGCCAAGACGCTAGGCTTCGCCAAGTAAGTGCTGCATACTAgtacataaaaatgtatatttattaaaatattgctaattAACAGTGCCAAAGCTTATGCCGGCTCCTGGACTGAATGGGCACAAAAAGAGGGTTTATAAATTACTATATagtgtataaaaaatctaAGAAAAACTTTGTGTACAATTTGAAACCTAATAAAAGAATGATGTAAAATTATAACTTATGTCTAAATTTCTTGCATTTCACCCCAGCTGCGTCCGATTTTCAGCTTCACTCTCAAAggcacatttaatttgatgcAGTTCTCCATGGTAACACGCAGAACTTTTGC encodes:
- the LOC108603696 gene encoding EH domain-containing protein 1 yields the protein MFSFLKRETRNQEVVENAIGELKKIYRSKLLPLEEHYQFHDFHSPKLEDPDFDAKPMILLVGQYSTGKTTFIRYLLERDFPGIRIGPEPTTDRFIAVMYDDKEGVIPGNALVVDPKKQFRPLSKYGNAFLNRFQCSSVASPVLNAISIVDTPGILSGEKQRIDRGYDFTGVLEWFAERVDRIILLFDAHKLDISDEFRRSIEALKGHDDKIRIILNKADMIDHQQLMRVYGALMWSLGKVLQTPEVARVYIGSFWDQPLRFDANRRLFEDEEQDLFRDLQSLPRNAALRKLNDLIKRARLAKVHAFIIAELRKDMPTVFGKDSKKKDLIKNLGQIYDRIQREHSISPGDFPDIKKMQEVLHHQDFTKFHSLKPHLLDIVDNMLAKDIARLMEMIPQEELTLTTDPVVKGGAFEGVIDDHVSPFGYMKGEGIDAGFGEHEWICNKDKPRTDTIFNELGPVDGKISGSTAKQELIKSKLPNSVLSKIWKLSDIDCDGFLDSDEFALALHLINVKLEGCELPTMLPEHLVPPSKRFA
- the LOC108603800 gene encoding rhodanese domain-containing protein CG4456, with protein sequence MASYEEVKDMPNQPDKYLVDVRNKSELEETGVLPASINIPLADLEAAFNLPDADFAKSFGRAKPATDAVVVFSCKAGGRAARAANLAKTLGFANAKAYAGSWTEWAQKEGL